Proteins encoded in a region of the Nocardia asteroides genome:
- the glf gene encoding UDP-galactopyranose mutase, translated as MTVASSPGNSVHSASQFDLIVVGSGFFGLTVAERAATVLGKRVLVIERRHHLGGNAYSEPDPETGIEIHKYGAHLFHTSNKRVWDYVTQFTEFTGYQHRVFAMHKGQAYQFPMGLGLVSQFFGRYFSPEEARKLIAEQASEIETKDAQNLEEKAISLIGRPLYEAFVRDYTAKQWQTDPKELPAGNITRLPVRYTFDNRYFNDTYEGLPREGYTKWLENMAASDLIEVRLNTDWFEVREQLRAENPDAPVVYTGPLDRYFDYSEGELGWRTIDFETEVLPVGDFQGTSVMNYNDADVPYTRIIEPRHFHPERDYPADKTVIMREYSRFAQTGDEPYYPINTPEDRAKLLAYRELAKKETAAAKVVFGGRLGTYQYLDMHMAIGSALSMFDNVLQPHLADGAPLVDQEA; from the coding sequence GTGACCGTCGCATCGTCCCCCGGTAACTCCGTCCATTCCGCCTCACAGTTCGATCTGATCGTCGTCGGCTCCGGATTCTTCGGGCTGACCGTTGCCGAACGCGCCGCCACCGTGCTGGGTAAACGGGTTCTGGTGATCGAACGGCGCCACCACCTCGGCGGTAACGCCTACTCGGAGCCGGATCCGGAGACCGGGATCGAGATCCACAAGTACGGCGCGCACCTGTTCCACACGTCCAACAAGCGAGTGTGGGACTACGTCACCCAGTTCACCGAGTTCACCGGCTACCAGCACCGCGTCTTCGCGATGCACAAAGGTCAGGCCTACCAGTTCCCGATGGGCCTGGGTCTGGTCTCCCAGTTCTTCGGCCGCTACTTCTCGCCGGAGGAAGCGCGCAAGCTGATCGCGGAGCAGGCCTCGGAGATCGAGACCAAGGACGCGCAGAACCTCGAGGAGAAGGCGATCTCGCTGATCGGCCGCCCGCTCTACGAGGCGTTCGTGCGCGACTACACCGCCAAGCAGTGGCAGACCGACCCCAAGGAACTGCCCGCGGGCAACATCACCCGGCTGCCGGTCCGCTACACCTTCGACAACCGCTACTTCAACGACACCTACGAGGGCCTGCCGCGCGAGGGCTACACGAAGTGGCTGGAGAACATGGCCGCCTCCGATCTGATCGAGGTGCGGCTGAACACCGACTGGTTCGAGGTGCGCGAGCAGCTGCGCGCCGAGAACCCGGACGCGCCGGTCGTCTACACCGGGCCGCTGGACCGCTACTTCGACTACAGCGAGGGTGAGCTGGGCTGGCGCACCATTGATTTCGAGACCGAGGTGCTGCCGGTCGGCGACTTCCAGGGCACCTCGGTGATGAACTACAACGACGCGGACGTGCCCTACACCCGCATCATCGAGCCCCGCCACTTCCACCCCGAGCGCGACTACCCCGCCGACAAGACCGTGATCATGCGGGAGTACTCGCGGTTCGCGCAGACCGGTGACGAGCCGTACTACCCGATCAACACACCGGAGGACCGGGCGAAACTACTGGCCTACCGTGAGCTGGCCAAGAAGGAGACCGCGGCGGCGAAGGTCGTCTTCGGCGGCCGCCTCGGCACCTACCAGTACCTGGACATGCACATGGCCATCGGCAGCGCGCTGAGCATGTTCGACAACGTGCTCCAGCCGCACCTCGCCGACGGCGCGCCGCTCGTGGACCAGGAGGCTTAG
- a CDS encoding glycosyltransferase, producing the protein MTAQSILEDMTTETRAKSLLQRIILPRPGEPLDVRTLYVEESQTNARRAHATTRTSLSIGAESEVSFCTYFNALPASYWRRWSILSSVVLRLELAGHGRVDMYRSKADGSRIHVQGKEFAVATGADSVVVEFETDLAPFEDGGWIWFDITTDTAVTLLSGGWYAPVEAPGEGSIAVGMPTFNRPTDAVKTLAALGSDPLVLEKIEAVIIPDQGTKKVVDEPGFAESAAALGDRLSIHDQPNLGGSGGYSRVMYEALKTTDAEYIVYMDDDIEIEPDSILRALAFARFAKSPVLVGGQMLNLQERSHLHVMGEVVDRGIFMWTAAPNVEYDHDFSKYPLKDRDNSKLLHRRIDVDFNGWWTCVIPRRVAEELGQPLPLFLKWDDAEYGLRARAAGYPTVTLPGAAVWHMAWSDKDDAIDWQAYFHLRNRLVVASLHLPGNGRAMVVNTIKATLKHLLCLEYSTVAIQNLAIRDFLAGPERLFQLLPSALGAVHELRKQYPDAVILPSSTELPLASHIGVGAVGEPANPIAKVVRLAKGVVHNFRPAHTDHHQTPQLNVPTLDARWFLLSQVDGVTVTTADGRGVVYRKRDPRQALGLFKEAMRLRKELAARFPEMQQRYRAAHPQLTSTAAWEKVFGIDTKGEQQ; encoded by the coding sequence ATGACCGCCCAATCCATTCTGGAAGACATGACCACCGAGACCCGTGCGAAGTCGCTGTTGCAGCGCATCATCCTGCCCCGGCCGGGTGAGCCGCTGGACGTGCGCACGCTCTACGTCGAGGAGTCGCAGACCAACGCCCGGCGCGCGCACGCGACCACGCGCACGTCGCTGTCGATCGGCGCGGAGTCCGAGGTCTCGTTCTGCACCTACTTCAACGCGCTGCCCGCGAGCTACTGGCGGCGCTGGAGCATCCTCTCGTCGGTGGTGCTGCGGCTGGAACTGGCCGGTCACGGCCGGGTGGACATGTACCGCTCCAAGGCCGACGGCTCGCGAATCCACGTGCAGGGCAAGGAATTCGCGGTCGCGACCGGCGCCGACTCGGTGGTGGTGGAATTCGAGACCGACCTGGCCCCGTTCGAGGACGGCGGCTGGATCTGGTTCGACATCACCACCGACACGGCCGTCACGCTGCTGTCCGGCGGCTGGTACGCGCCGGTCGAGGCGCCCGGCGAGGGCAGCATCGCGGTCGGCATGCCCACCTTCAACCGGCCCACCGACGCGGTGAAAACTCTCGCCGCCCTCGGCTCGGATCCGCTGGTGCTGGAGAAGATCGAAGCCGTCATCATCCCCGACCAGGGCACGAAGAAGGTCGTCGACGAGCCCGGATTCGCGGAATCGGCGGCGGCGCTCGGTGATCGCCTGTCCATCCACGACCAGCCCAATCTCGGCGGCTCCGGCGGCTACAGCCGGGTCATGTACGAGGCGCTGAAGACCACCGACGCCGAGTACATCGTCTACATGGACGACGACATCGAGATCGAGCCCGACTCGATCCTGCGCGCGCTGGCCTTCGCCCGCTTCGCCAAGTCGCCGGTGCTGGTCGGCGGCCAGATGCTCAATCTGCAGGAGCGCTCGCACCTGCACGTGATGGGCGAGGTCGTCGACCGCGGCATCTTCATGTGGACCGCCGCGCCGAACGTCGAGTACGACCACGATTTCTCGAAGTACCCGCTCAAGGACCGGGACAACTCGAAGTTGCTGCACCGGCGCATCGACGTCGACTTCAACGGCTGGTGGACCTGCGTGATCCCGCGCCGCGTCGCCGAGGAACTCGGCCAGCCCCTTCCGCTGTTCCTGAAGTGGGACGACGCGGAGTACGGACTGCGCGCCCGCGCCGCCGGATACCCGACCGTCACCCTGCCCGGCGCGGCCGTGTGGCACATGGCCTGGAGCGACAAGGACGACGCCATCGATTGGCAGGCGTACTTCCACCTGCGCAATCGCCTGGTCGTCGCCTCGCTGCACCTGCCGGGTAACGGGCGCGCCATGGTCGTCAACACGATCAAGGCCACGCTGAAGCACTTGCTGTGCCTGGAGTACTCGACGGTCGCGATCCAGAACCTGGCCATCCGCGACTTCCTCGCCGGACCCGAACGGCTGTTCCAGCTGCTGCCCAGCGCGCTGGGCGCGGTGCACGAACTGCGCAAGCAGTACCCGGACGCGGTGATCCTGCCCTCCTCCACCGAACTGCCGCTGGCCAGCCACATCGGCGTCGGAGCTGTCGGCGAGCCCGCCAACCCGATCGCCAAGGTAGTCCGGCTGGCCAAGGGCGTGGTGCACAACTTCCGGCCCGCGCACACCGATCATCACCAGACCCCGCAACTGAACGTGCCGACGCTGGACGCGCGCTGGTTCCTGCTCTCGCAGGTGGACGGCGTCACCGTCACCACGGCCGACGGCCGCGGCGTCGTCTACCGCAAGCGTGACCCCCGCCAGGCGCTCGGCCTGTTCAAGGAGGCCATGCGCCTGCGCAAGGAGCTGGCCGCCCGCTTCCCGGAGATGCAGCAGCGCTACCGCGCCGCCCACCCGCAGCTGACCAGCACCGCGGCGTGGGAGAAGGTCTTCGGCATCGACACGAAGGGTGAGCAGCAGTGA
- a CDS encoding phosphatase PAP2 family protein produces MDERATTAPPEVAIINAVQAALGGKPAVVSAARGMSHFGEHALGWIGIAAAGWLVDKPRRRQWAGVAVGAVGAHAASIVIKRVVRRPRPNDPSVQVNVGTPSKLSFPSSHATSTTAAAVLLGRLTGLPLPAVLVPPMLLSRVVLGVHYPSDVLAGSALGAASAAALLAAEKRLDSDRTRKSLG; encoded by the coding sequence CTGGACGAGCGTGCCACGACCGCGCCCCCGGAAGTCGCGATCATCAACGCCGTGCAGGCCGCCCTCGGCGGCAAGCCCGCCGTGGTGTCCGCCGCGCGCGGCATGTCGCACTTCGGTGAGCACGCGCTCGGCTGGATCGGCATCGCCGCCGCCGGCTGGCTGGTGGACAAGCCGCGGCGCAGACAGTGGGCCGGGGTAGCGGTCGGGGCGGTCGGCGCGCACGCGGCCTCGATCGTGATCAAGCGCGTCGTTCGCCGTCCGCGCCCGAACGACCCATCGGTGCAGGTCAACGTGGGGACGCCGAGCAAGTTGAGTTTTCCGTCCTCGCACGCGACCTCGACCACCGCGGCGGCCGTGTTGCTCGGCAGATTGACCGGGCTACCCTTGCCAGCGGTGCTCGTCCCCCCGATGCTGCTTTCCCGGGTGGTCCTCGGGGTGCACTACCCCTCCGACGTGCTCGCCGGTTCCGCGCTCGGCGCCGCGTCCGCCGCCGCCCTGCTCGCCGCCGAAAAGAGACTCGACAGTGACCGCACAAGAAAGAGCCTTGGTTGA
- a CDS encoding decaprenyl-phosphate phosphoribosyltransferase: MSEEPTGADLAEAVVKGPPKTLAGGLFKAVRPRQWVKNVLVLAAPLAAGTATDVNVLAPVGIAFVVFCMAASGIYLVNDALDVEADRAHPTKRFRPIAAGVVPVNLAYLLSAALLAGSIAGSFLASWQLAVVMAVYIGIQLAYCFGLKHQAVLDICIVSSGFLLRAVAGGAAADIELSQWFLLIMAFGSLFMAAGKRYAELQIALGTGAKIRKSLEYYTPTYLRFIWTLAATAVVVFYGLWAFQQDGIKDTNWFAISMIPFTIAILRYAVDVDGGEAGEPEEIALGDRILQFLAIAWIGAVGVAVYLT, from the coding sequence ATGAGTGAAGAGCCGACCGGCGCCGACCTCGCCGAGGCGGTAGTCAAGGGTCCGCCCAAGACGCTGGCCGGCGGTCTGTTCAAGGCAGTCCGTCCGCGGCAGTGGGTCAAGAACGTCCTGGTGCTCGCCGCCCCACTGGCCGCGGGCACGGCCACCGACGTCAACGTGCTCGCGCCCGTCGGCATCGCCTTCGTGGTGTTCTGCATGGCGGCCTCGGGCATCTACCTGGTGAACGACGCGCTCGACGTGGAAGCCGACCGGGCGCACCCGACCAAGCGGTTCCGGCCGATCGCCGCGGGCGTCGTCCCGGTGAACCTGGCCTACCTGCTGTCGGCGGCGCTGCTGGCCGGATCGATCGCGGGATCCTTCCTCGCGTCCTGGCAGCTGGCCGTCGTGATGGCGGTCTACATCGGTATCCAGCTGGCCTACTGCTTCGGACTCAAGCACCAGGCCGTGCTGGACATCTGCATCGTGTCCTCGGGCTTCCTGCTGCGCGCCGTTGCCGGTGGCGCGGCGGCGGATATCGAGCTGTCGCAATGGTTCCTGCTGATCATGGCGTTCGGCTCGCTGTTCATGGCGGCGGGCAAGCGCTACGCAGAACTGCAGATCGCGCTGGGCACCGGCGCCAAGATCCGCAAGTCGCTGGAGTACTACACGCCCACCTACCTGCGCTTCATCTGGACCCTGGCCGCGACGGCGGTGGTGGTGTTCTACGGGCTCTGGGCGTTCCAGCAGGACGGCATCAAAGACACCAACTGGTTCGCGATCTCGATGATCCCGTTTACCATCGCAATCCTGCGTTACGCGGTCGACGTCGATGGGGGCGAGGCCGGAGAACCAGAGGAGATCGCGCTGGGGGACCGAATCCTCCAGTTCCTCGCAATCGCCTGGATCGGAGCGGTAGGTGTCGCTGTCTATCTCACCTGA
- a CDS encoding esterase family protein: MRGVNGRRLNTRKAGSWLKRSVLVSLAVLLPLGASVAGPAVPASAAFNPDGFDFWVDSEMGPIKSRVFRAADGNTGRVVYALDGMRARTDLNGWEIDTEVVRELTKWNINVVMPVGGPSSFYADWNGPSDFFGLGSSGSSSTGSANSGSGLLTGSAGGPGKASTYKWETFLTNNLRWALRDRLGFNPNGNGVFGLSMGGSAALTLAAYHPDQFRYAGSYSGYLNISAPGMREALRVAMLDAGGFNIDAMAPPWGPQWLRMDPFVFAPRLKANNTRLWVSAGSGLPTAADGLSFNTLNAMGLEALALANTRAFQVRMLTLGANNVTYDFPAVGVHNWNYWAEEVYRMIPDLSANIG, encoded by the coding sequence ATGCGAGGCGTTAACGGGCGTCGTCTTAATACTCGAAAAGCAGGGTCCTGGCTCAAGCGGTCCGTGCTGGTGTCGCTGGCTGTTCTGCTGCCGCTCGGGGCGTCGGTGGCAGGCCCCGCCGTCCCGGCGTCCGCGGCGTTCAATCCGGATGGCTTCGACTTCTGGGTCGATTCCGAGATGGGGCCGATCAAGTCGCGCGTCTTCCGCGCCGCCGACGGCAACACCGGGCGCGTGGTGTACGCGCTGGACGGTATGCGGGCGCGCACGGATCTCAACGGCTGGGAGATCGACACCGAAGTCGTGCGCGAACTCACCAAGTGGAACATCAACGTGGTCATGCCGGTCGGCGGCCCGTCCAGCTTCTACGCCGACTGGAACGGTCCCAGCGACTTCTTCGGCCTGGGCAGCTCGGGCTCCTCCTCCACCGGCTCGGCGAACTCCGGCTCCGGCCTGCTGACCGGTTCCGCGGGCGGACCGGGCAAGGCCAGCACCTACAAGTGGGAGACCTTCCTCACCAACAACCTGCGCTGGGCGTTGCGCGACCGGCTCGGGTTCAACCCGAACGGCAACGGCGTGTTCGGCCTGTCCATGGGCGGCAGCGCCGCGCTCACCTTGGCGGCCTACCACCCCGACCAGTTCCGTTACGCCGGTTCGTACTCCGGTTACCTGAACATCTCGGCGCCGGGCATGCGCGAGGCGCTGCGTGTCGCGATGCTGGACGCAGGCGGTTTCAACATCGACGCGATGGCGCCGCCGTGGGGCCCGCAGTGGCTGCGGATGGACCCGTTCGTGTTCGCGCCGCGACTGAAGGCCAACAACACACGCCTGTGGGTCTCCGCCGGTAGCGGTCTGCCGACCGCGGCCGACGGCCTGAGCTTCAACACGCTCAACGCGATGGGTCTGGAAGCGCTGGCGCTGGCCAACACCCGGGCCTTCCAGGTCCGCATGCTGACTCTGGGCGCGAACAACGTCACCTACGACTTCCCGGCCGTGGGTGTGCACAACTGGAACTACTGGGCCGAAGAGGTCTACCGGATGATTCCGGATCTGTCCGCGAACATCGGGTAA
- a CDS encoding esterase family protein, with amino-acid sequence MRSAGRKRGPDRSRTAGSWLRRSVLGVAVAMLLPLGTTIAGTGATASAAFNPAAFDFWVESGMGPIKTRILRAADGNTNRVAYVLDGMRAPENLNGWEIETNIPEVLASWNINVVMPVGGMSSFYADWIAPSEFFGIPAGSGSSSGSGGLNGFAGGPGKSYRYQWETFLTNNLRWALRDRLGFNPYRNGAFGLSMGGSAALTLAAYHPDQFSFAGSFSGYLNNSAPGMREAIRAAMLDAGGYNVDSMAPPWSPQWLRMDPFVFAPNLVRNGTRLWVAAASGLPAATDPPSFGTLNGMGLETLALANTRAFQVRMSTLGGGNAVYSFPPFGIHAWNNWSDEAKRMIPDMSAHIG; translated from the coding sequence ATGCGAAGTGCGGGCAGGAAGCGCGGACCCGATAGGTCCCGAACCGCCGGTTCGTGGTTACGGCGGTCCGTCCTCGGCGTCGCGGTCGCGATGCTCTTGCCGCTCGGCACGACCATCGCGGGCACCGGTGCCACGGCGTCGGCGGCGTTCAACCCCGCCGCCTTCGACTTCTGGGTCGAATCCGGCATGGGGCCGATCAAGACCAGGATCCTGCGCGCCGCGGACGGCAACACCAATCGCGTCGCCTACGTGCTGGACGGCATGCGTGCGCCGGAGAATCTGAACGGCTGGGAGATCGAGACCAACATCCCGGAAGTACTGGCCAGCTGGAACATCAACGTCGTCATGCCGGTCGGCGGCATGTCGAGCTTCTACGCCGACTGGATCGCGCCGAGCGAATTCTTCGGCATCCCGGCGGGCAGCGGCTCCAGTAGCGGTTCCGGCGGTCTGAACGGGTTCGCGGGCGGGCCGGGCAAGAGTTACCGGTACCAGTGGGAGACCTTCCTGACCAACAACTTGCGCTGGGCGCTGCGCGACCGGCTCGGGTTCAACCCGTATCGCAACGGCGCCTTCGGTTTGTCGATGGGCGGCAGCGCCGCGCTGACCCTCGCGGCTTACCACCCGGACCAGTTCAGCTTCGCGGGCTCGTTCTCCGGCTACCTGAACAACTCGGCGCCGGGCATGCGGGAGGCGATTCGCGCCGCCATGTTGGACGCGGGCGGCTACAACGTGGACTCGATGGCCCCACCGTGGAGCCCCCAGTGGCTGCGCATGGACCCGTTCGTGTTCGCGCCCAACCTCGTCCGCAACGGCACCCGCCTGTGGGTCGCCGCCGCCAGCGGCCTGCCCGCCGCCACCGACCCACCGAGCTTCGGAACCCTCAACGGCATGGGACTGGAGACCCTGGCGCTGGCGAACACCCGCGCGTTCCAGGTCCGTATGTCGACGCTGGGCGGCGGCAACGCGGTCTACTCCTTCCCCCCGTTCGGAATTCACGCCTGGAACAACTGGTCCGACGAGGCCAAGCGAATGATCCCGGATATGTCGGCGCACATCGGCTGA
- a CDS encoding esterase family protein, translating to MLAVGAAVLALPTAAGLATPTLATAAPSAHAPVLRAPAGGFEDLMVPSSMGPIKVQVQWASRGGNAALYLLDGLRARDDRNAWSFETNALQQFAGDNITLVMPVGGQSSFYTDWYAPSNLNGQKTTYKWETFLTKELPAFLEGYGVSRTNNAVVGLSMGGSAALALAAYHRDQFKFAASYSGYLNISAPGMREAIRIAMLDAGRYNVDSMAAPWSSQWLRMDPFVFAPQLRGLPMYISAASGLPGQFDQPNSAVGVFNTGNAMALEALSLVNTRAFQARLNSLGIPARFDFPAAGTHSWKYWEGQLFASRNMILDATGAW from the coding sequence ATTCTGGCTGTCGGTGCCGCCGTACTGGCGCTACCGACCGCCGCAGGCCTGGCGACCCCGACTCTCGCCACCGCGGCGCCGTCGGCGCACGCACCGGTGTTGCGAGCACCCGCGGGTGGCTTCGAGGATCTGATGGTCCCCTCGAGCATGGGCCCGATCAAAGTCCAGGTGCAGTGGGCCTCGCGCGGCGGCAACGCGGCGCTCTACCTGCTCGACGGTCTGCGCGCTCGCGACGACCGCAACGCCTGGTCGTTCGAGACCAACGCGTTGCAGCAGTTCGCAGGCGACAACATCACCCTGGTGATGCCGGTCGGCGGCCAGTCCAGCTTCTACACCGACTGGTACGCGCCGTCGAACCTCAACGGCCAGAAGACCACCTACAAGTGGGAGACCTTCCTCACCAAGGAACTCCCTGCCTTCCTGGAGGGCTACGGCGTCTCGCGCACCAACAACGCGGTCGTCGGCCTGTCCATGGGCGGTAGCGCGGCGCTCGCTCTCGCGGCCTACCACCGCGATCAGTTCAAGTTCGCCGCCTCCTACTCGGGCTACCTGAACATCTCCGCGCCGGGTATGCGCGAGGCGATCCGCATCGCGATGCTGGACGCCGGCCGCTACAACGTCGACTCGATGGCGGCGCCGTGGAGCTCGCAGTGGCTGCGGATGGACCCGTTCGTGTTCGCGCCGCAGCTGCGCGGTCTGCCGATGTACATCTCGGCGGCCAGCGGCCTGCCGGGTCAGTTCGATCAGCCGAACTCGGCGGTCGGGGTGTTCAACACCGGTAACGCCATGGCGCTGGAAGCCCTGTCGCTGGTGAACACCCGCGCGTTCCAGGCTCGCCTGAACTCGCTGGGTATCCCGGCCCGGTTCGACTTCCCGGCCGCGGGCACCCACTCCTGGAAGTACTGGGAGGGCCAGCTGTTCGCCTCGCGCAACATGATCCTGGACGCCACCGGCGCCTGGTGA
- a CDS encoding esterase, whose amino-acid sequence MLLATALVVPLAASMSVEAPAAAEPTVAAAAPALEKVRWLSDRRVAVWVTSPSMGVPIQVQLLLARDWNARPEARFPVLFLLDGLRATEDENGWTKEAGAVDFFADKNVTVVLPVGGQSSFYSDWLEPDNGRTYKWETFLTKELPPLLESHWRATNVRGVEGLSMGGTAAMFLAARNPGFVRHAASYSGFLTTTTLGMPQAIEFAMRDAGGFDSAAMWGPQTGPAWEAHDPYALADKLRGVSLYVSSGSGAIGPYDQALGIPGISTNVAGMGLEILSRLTSQNFVTKLSKLAIPAQVNYRPSGTHSWPYWDFEMRQSWNQAALALGVDQGKPNCQTSGAIGAVAAATGWLGECLTGEYAVAGGTAQDFKGGRVFFTPDSGAYPVGGVLGAGYQAAAGPTGALGLPTSEERAPADGRGRFQTFQHGSLYWTPQTGAHMVRGAILEEWAKQGFERGPAGYPIAPEIRTPSRDGAVQAFENGPFYYSQGTGVHRVQGLIFDKYAQLGFENSPLGFPLAEEQALRDLGRFSRFEGGNIYWSPVSGAWAVRNGPILDAWRETGYENGKLGYPTGDEFPISEGLQQNFQGGFITVRDGKTEVHSL is encoded by the coding sequence ATGCTGCTCGCCACCGCACTGGTTGTCCCCCTAGCCGCGAGCATGTCCGTCGAGGCTCCCGCCGCCGCGGAACCCACGGTGGCCGCGGCCGCGCCCGCGCTCGAGAAGGTGCGGTGGCTCAGTGACCGTCGCGTCGCGGTGTGGGTGACCTCGCCGTCTATGGGCGTGCCGATCCAGGTGCAGCTGCTTCTGGCCAGGGACTGGAACGCCCGCCCCGAGGCCCGTTTCCCCGTCCTGTTCCTGCTCGACGGCCTGCGTGCGACCGAGGACGAGAACGGTTGGACGAAGGAGGCGGGGGCGGTCGATTTCTTCGCCGACAAGAACGTCACCGTCGTGCTGCCGGTCGGCGGGCAGTCCAGCTTCTACTCCGACTGGCTCGAGCCGGACAACGGCCGCACCTACAAGTGGGAGACCTTCCTGACCAAGGAGCTTCCGCCGCTGCTCGAGAGTCACTGGCGGGCGACGAACGTGCGGGGAGTGGAAGGTCTGTCGATGGGGGGCACGGCCGCGATGTTCCTCGCCGCCCGCAATCCCGGGTTCGTGCGGCACGCCGCGTCGTACTCCGGCTTCCTGACCACGACGACGCTGGGCATGCCACAAGCTATCGAGTTCGCCATGCGCGACGCGGGCGGATTCGACTCCGCCGCCATGTGGGGCCCGCAGACCGGCCCGGCGTGGGAGGCACACGACCCGTACGCGCTGGCCGACAAGCTGCGGGGGGTCAGTCTCTACGTCTCCAGCGGCAGCGGCGCGATCGGTCCCTACGACCAAGCCCTGGGCATTCCGGGAATCAGCACCAACGTCGCGGGCATGGGATTGGAGATCCTGTCCCGGCTCACCTCGCAGAACTTCGTGACCAAGCTGTCCAAGCTGGCTATCCCGGCCCAGGTGAACTACCGCCCCTCCGGTACCCATTCCTGGCCGTATTGGGATTTCGAGATGCGTCAGTCCTGGAACCAGGCGGCGCTCGCGCTGGGCGTCGACCAGGGCAAACCGAACTGCCAGACCAGCGGCGCGATCGGTGCGGTGGCCGCCGCGACCGGCTGGCTCGGTGAATGCCTCACCGGCGAGTACGCGGTGGCGGGTGGAACGGCTCAGGACTTCAAGGGCGGCCGGGTGTTCTTCACCCCGGACAGCGGCGCGTACCCGGTCGGCGGCGTGCTCGGCGCCGGTTACCAGGCGGCCGCCGGACCCACCGGCGCGCTCGGGTTGCCGACCAGCGAGGAGCGCGCGCCGGCGGACGGCCGCGGCAGGTTCCAGACCTTCCAGCACGGCTCGCTGTACTGGACGCCGCAGACCGGCGCGCACATGGTCCGTGGCGCGATCCTCGAGGAGTGGGCCAAGCAGGGGTTCGAGCGCGGCCCCGCCGGCTACCCGATCGCACCGGAGATCAGGACGCCGAGCCGCGACGGTGCGGTGCAGGCGTTCGAGAACGGTCCGTTCTACTACAGCCAGGGCACCGGCGTGCACCGTGTCCAAGGACTCATCTTCGACAAATACGCCCAGTTGGGCTTCGAGAACAGCCCGCTCGGATTCCCGCTCGCCGAGGAGCAGGCGCTGAGGGATCTGGGCCGGTTCAGCCGCTTCGAGGGCGGCAACATCTACTGGAGCCCGGTGTCGGGCGCGTGGGCGGTCCGCAATGGCCCGATCCTGGACGCCTGGCGCGAGACCGGTTACGAGAACGGCAAACTGGGCTATCCCACCGGTGACGAGTTCCCCATCTCCGAGGGCTTGCAGCAGAACTTCCAAGGAGGATTCATCACGGTGCGCGACGGCAAAACGGAAGTCCACAGCCTGTGA
- a CDS encoding DUF732 domain-containing protein, translated as MHRTRGKVFGVVAAIAATGLLAACGDNDSTATSTPTPTRTTAAATTTPSAAPSPADTGQPAPAPEEPPTTTVAPERPQPVPTEAVPPADTSKLTDKDKRFLDELSKQGVTPSTPDIALSIGAYVCQGTAAGASDQDLMTFVNAMAGSDPSFDPAKMPVEKAGQIYISTARATYCQ; from the coding sequence ATGCATCGGACCCGTGGAAAGGTATTCGGCGTGGTTGCGGCGATCGCTGCGACCGGCCTGCTCGCCGCGTGCGGCGACAATGATTCGACCGCGACGAGCACGCCGACGCCTACCCGCACCACGGCGGCGGCGACAACGACGCCGTCTGCCGCGCCGTCGCCCGCCGATACGGGGCAGCCCGCTCCCGCGCCGGAGGAGCCGCCCACGACGACCGTGGCGCCCGAGCGCCCGCAGCCGGTGCCGACCGAAGCCGTCCCGCCCGCGGACACCTCCAAGCTCACCGACAAGGACAAGCGGTTCCTCGACGAGCTGTCCAAGCAGGGTGTCACGCCCTCGACCCCGGACATCGCGCTGAGCATCGGCGCCTACGTCTGCCAGGGCACCGCCGCAGGCGCGTCCGACCAGGATCTGATGACCTTCGTCAACGCCATGGCGGGTTCCGATCCGTCCTTCGATCCGGCCAAGATGCCGGTGGAGAAGGCCGGGCAGATCTACATCTCGACCGCTCGCGCCACGTACTGCCAGTGA